Genomic segment of Dactylococcopsis salina PCC 8305:
TTCATCGGTGACGGCTTCTTGGCGTTTGTAGGCTTGTAATAAAACATTGCGGACGGTTTTCGGTTTCGCCAGTTGATTGAAGAAGAAACGACCAAGGGGGGGATAACTGAGGAGTTTTTGCGCGATCGGTGCGCCGAGGCGACGATACCAAGGTAAGGTTTGGCGTTTCCGTTCGTGTAGCAGTCGTAGGGAAATGTTAATATTAATTACGCCTCGGCAAATGCGCGATCGAGCCACCGCCGCTTGCATTACCGCCACGCACCCGATCGAGTTTCCCACAAGGAAAACTGGTGTTCCCACCACTTCCTCACAGAAATCAGCAATTTGTTCTCCCCAGGTTTCAAAGGTATAATTAATTTCCGTCTGGGGTTTCGGTTTCGCCGAGCCGCCAAATCCAATTAAATCAAGGGCGTAACAGCGATGAGACTCTCCCCAAACCGCTAAATTTTTTCGCCAATGTCCACTAGACGCGCCAAAGCCATGAACACAGACGATCGCGCTTCCGTGTTCCCCACAAGTCGCATAAGCAATCTGATGACCGCGCCAAGTCCAAGTTTTCTTTTCGATCGTTGATTGAGAGATAGTCATTAATTTTGTCAAGAGTATCTAAATATTTTTTAACAAAAAATCGCAAAATTGGCAATGATTCAGGTACAATGACGGTTTATTAACGATTAATGATTTCTTTTTACCAATAAAATCCTCCGAAAAATGTCAATACAAACTCCCAATTGGGTGAAAAACGCTGTCTTTTACGAAATTTTTCCCGATCGATTTGCCAAAGCAAAACCGCCTAAAAATGCCTCTCAAAACTTCCAACAAGTTGAGTTTGAACCTTGGCATGATCCCCCAACCATACAGGGATACAAAGGAGGAAACCTTTGGGGAGTCATGGAAAAACTTGACTATTTGCAAGACTTAGGAATTACAGCGCTATATTTCACCCCCATTTTCCAATCAGCTTGTAACCATCGCTATCACACCCATGATTATTATCGGGTTGATCCCATTTTAGGAGGAAATGAAGCGTTACAAGAACTATTAAAACAAGCCCATCAGCGTAATATGAAAGTGGTTTTAGACGGCGTTTTTAATCATGCTAGTCGTGGCTTTTTCTACTTTAACGACATTTTAGAAAATGGTCCTTATTCGCCTTGGGTGAATTGGTTTCACATTCAAGATTGGCCCGTTTCCGCTTATAATGGTGACTTACCTGCTAATTATGCGGGTTGGGTGGGAAACCGCGCTCTTCCTGAATTTAATCACGAAAATCCCGACGTGCGAGAGTATATTATGCAGGTGGGGGAGTATTGGATAAAACAGGGCATTGATGGCTGGCGCTTAGATGTACCTTATCAAATTGAAATTCCTGGGTTTTGGGAAGAGTTTCGAGAAAGAGTCAAGAAAATTAATTCTGAAGCCTATATTGTCGGAGAAGTCTGGAGTGACGCACGCTATTGGCTAGATGGAAATCAGTTTGATGGGGTGATGAATTATGTGTTTACAGGTCCGACGATCGCATTTACCGCAGGCGATCGCGTCGATCGCGCCCTAGTGGAACAGCCCGATTATACCCCGTATCCCGCACAAAATGCCAGTGAGTACGCCCAACACATAGAAACCTTGCTAGGAATGTATGATTGGGAGATTCAACTTACACAATTGAACCTTCTCGCCAGCCATGATACAGCAAGATTATTCAGCATTGCCCAGGGCGATCGCGCCAGTGTTAAACTAGCAACCATGCTCTTGTTAACCTTTCCAGGTGCCCCTTGCATTTATTATGGGGACGAAGTGGGATTACCTGGCGCACTCGATCCTGATTCTCGTCGATGTTTCCCCTCAGAAGAAGCATGGGATCAAGATTTATTACAATGGCACAAAACCCTAATTCAGTTACGCCATCGTTACCCCGCATTGCGAACTGGAGAGTATAAAATCCTTTATGCTAAAAATTTAGTTTATGTATTTGCGCGAAGTTTAGCCGCCTCAGAATTAATCATTGGGATTAACGCCGCAACAGAAGCAACAGAAGTTCAGGTTTCCACAGATCAACTACACAGTCAACCCCAAAACAAACTCTGTGGGGAAGGAAATTGGCGTTGGGAGAAAGACACACTCGTTTTAAGTTTACCCCCACGACAAGGCTGTTTAATCGGCTGACATCCAACAATGTAGGTTGGGTGGAGGAAACGAAACCCAACATCAATATTCGTTATTCGTTATTCGTTATTCGTTATTCGTTATTCGTTATTTGTTCACTGTTTACTGGTCACTGTTTACTGGTCACTGGTCACTGTTTACTGGTCACTGGTCACTGATCACTGATCACTGATTACTGCTTACTGATCACTGATCACTGGTCACTGGTCACTGCAATGGGTGGAGGAAACGAAACCCAACATCAATATTCGTTATTCGTTATTCGTTATTCGTTATTCGTTATTGGTTGTTGATCACTGTTTACTGGTCACTGGTCACTGGTCACTGTTTACTGGTCACTGGTCACTGGTCACTGATCACTGATCACTGATTACTGCTTACTGATCACTGATCACTGGTCACTGGTCACTGCGCCATGAGTTGCAATATGGAGGATGCGGGAGTTTTCAGAGGATTTGAGAGCGTTTTCTGTAGCTGCTTCTTCCGTTAAGACTTGCATTTGAGGAAATAATTGCGCGATCGCGCTTCCTTCTGTTGCGGTGCCTGGTAACGCACCAAATTCTAAAGTGTCTAAATCGCCAGAGCGTTGATTACTCCCGCGAGTCTGACTGCTTGTAAGTTGAATCGTGGACTGACCTGGACTGCTGTAAGTGGGGTTAGCAAAAAGGAGAGAGCGTTCGGTTTTGCCGTCTGGGAGTTGGAAGCGCAATAAATCTCGACCTGAAGTGAGATAAGTAATGCGATGGGTTTCTAACAGATAGCGGTTTTGGGAATCGATCAGCCCAGCAAAAGGAATTAAGTTGAGGCTGCTGTCAGGAGCAATGAGAAGATGTTCACTCTCTTCTATCATCTCACTGATCGGGGCAAGAATTTGCTGATAGAGTTCTTGGGCTGCTGGGGTATAAGATTGGGCTAAGTTTTCCGCTAAAACCTGCGGGAGGGCAAATCGTGGGGTAGAAGCAATGGTTTCTTCCACTTCCTTAAATACATTTCTCGCGCGATCGATTTTTTGATCAATCACTTCTGCTTCTCCTAAGTCCGCCCATTGTACTTCCCCTGATGAACGCAGCAGATAAACGGCATAGCGAGGGCTTCCCGACTCATTGGTTTTCGGGTTGACAGGTTGATATTGAATAAACTCTAATAAGATAGCATTATCAGGAATGACCTTTTGAACGTCTGCGATATTAACAGGCTTCACCTGCTGACGAAATTCCGCACTGCGGTTCATCAATTCCGCTTCTAGATTGGTGGCTTTCGTTTCTAAATCTTGAATAACTTGGCGGTTAGATTGTGGAGAGGGGTTGTAAACCAGTTGAGAGAGTTGGTTTTGGACTTGGGACAATTCTTGAAAGAGTGCTTTGGTTTGAGAATCGCTATTGGCTTGCAGTTGACGCAGAGAGTTGCCTAAAACATCAAGCACCCGACCCTTTCGTCGCAGAATCGTGGTTAAAGCAAGGTTTGCAGCGTCTTGGTTATTGGGGATATTTTGTAAGTGGAGGGAAATGGGATAGTTGGTTGACCCACTGAAAGTCTCTAAATAAGCCCGCTTCTGTTGTTCAGAACCCGTCACAAGGTTGCGGGAAAGAACCGCTTCTTCCACATCTGTTCCCCGTTTGAGAAAAGCAACTGCTTCACTGTAGTTTCCTTGACTTGAGTACAGCCCTGCCAAGTTATTGAGACTTAAAGCAACACGGGGATGGTCATCGGGGAAGAGGCGTTTATACATCGCCAAGGCTTGTTGCAACAAAGGTATCGCCTCACTGTATCTGCCCTGACTACGGTACAGCGCTGCCAAATTATTGAGACTGGTAGCAACACGGGATGGTCATCGGGGAAGAGGCGTTGTCTCATCGCCAAGGCTTGTTGGTACAAGGGTTCCGCTTCACTGTATCTGCCCTGACTTTCGTACAGCAATGCCAAATTATTGAGACTGGTGGCAACATTGGGATGGTCATCGGGAAAAAGGCGTTTATGCATCGCCAAGGCTTGTTTAAACAAGGGTTCAGCTTCACTGTATCTGCCCTGTCTATAGTACAGCCCTGCCAAATTATTGAGACTGGAGGCAACATTGGGATGGTCATCTCCCAAAGCACGTTTTTGTATTGCCAAGGCTTGTTGGTACAAAGGTTCGACTTCACTGTATCTTCCCTGATTTTCGTACAGCACTGCCAAATTATTGAGAGTTTGAGCGACAGCAAGATGGTCTTCTCCTACAGCCTCTTTATACAAAGTCAAGGCTTGTTCTGCCAATGGTATCGCTTCAGCATACTTTCCTTCCTGATACAGTTGAACCACCTGCTGAAACAAGCGATTAGCTTCATTTATACGGGTAGCTTCTCTAATAAACTGTTCTTGGTCAAACTCTTTGACATCTATCTGAGCAAGCTCTAACTGTTGAGGATAAGCCACATCTCCACCTATAACAGTGAACCCCAATGCTCCCAGTAGGGCGATCATCGCTTTTTGTCTCTTTGCTTTCATCCTTCCCCCTCTTCAACTGCCTCTAACTCTGGTTAAATAAGATGCTATTTCCCTTAAAATTATTTCTTAGCTTATCTCTCCTTCTCAGTCGCGATGTGACTTTATTCACGATTTGTTAAAAAATGAGATGTTTGTCAACTTTTCCAGCCCAAAAAATCGCGCTCTAATCTAAATCACTTAACAATATAAACGATTCTTCTAGAGATGGTAAGTGGGCAATGCCCACCCTACCGTCTCTAGCGATATATATGTCTTCCTTTCAATTTCTGATCATAAAGAAAAGCGGTAGAAGCAAACGTTCTACCGCTCATTTTGTTATGTCATTAAGGGTAATATCAGGGTCACAGAATTACCTATAATTGGTGTTGGGTTACGCTTTGCTCCACCCAACCTACTGATATCTTTGCTCCACCCAACCTACTTTTAATTGGTGTGGGGTTGCGCTTTGCTCCACCCAACCTACTGATATCTTTGCTCCGCCCAACCTACTGATATCTGAATTACTCTGATCCTTGAGGGAGCAATTCTTTCTTCTTCTCTTGAGGAAAGACTTTAACTTCCCCTTCTACCACATCGACGGTTGCTGTGTCTCCTTCGCTTAAACGACCAGAGAGAATTTCCTCGGCGAGGATATCTTCTAACAAGCGCATAATGGCACGACGGAGAGGACGAGCGCCATAGCTGGGGTTGTATCCTTCTTCTACTAACCGCTCTCGGAACGCCTCGGTCACTTCTAAATTGATTTCTTGTTCGGTGAGACGAGAAAAGACTTCTCGTAACATGATTTCCGCAATTTCTTTGACTTCCTCACGGTTGAGTTGACGGAAGACGATGATTTCGTCAAGACGGTTGAGGAATTCAGGTCGGAAGTATTGTTTCAATTCTTCGTTAACGAGGGAACGAATGCGGTTATATTGAGATTCGGCTTGGTCTTGATCTAATTCAAAGCCTAAACCGCCACCACCTTTTTCAATGACTTTAGACCCAATGTTGGAGGTCATAATTAACAGAGTATTTTTGAAATCCACTGTCCGACCTTTCGCATCGGTTAAGCGACCGTCTTCTAAAATTTGCAGAAGCATATTGAAGACATCGGGGTGCGCTTTTTCGATTTCGTCAAAGAGGACGACGGTATAAGGACGACGGCGCACGGCTTCGGTGAGTTGTCCCCCTTCGTTATAACCGACATATCCTGGCGGTGAACCAATCAGTTTGGAAACGGTATGACGTTCCATGAACTCGGACATATCAAGGCGGATCATGGCTTCTTCTGAACCGAAGAAGTAACTGGCTAAGGATTTAGTTAGCTCAGTTTTACCAACGCCAGTGGGACCAGAGAAGATGAAGCTGGCGATCGGGCGGTTGGGATTTTTCAAGCCAACACGGGCGCGACGAATGGCACGAGAAACGGATTTGACCGCCTCTTCCTGACCAATGAGTCGTTCGTGTAGGGTTTCTTCCAGATGTAAGAGTTTTTGGGATTCGGTTTCCGTGATTTTACTGACGGGAACCCCAGTCCAAGAGGAGACGATGTGGGCGATTTCTTCCACACCAACGATGGGTCCGGGTTGATCTTCTTTATTGCTTTCTGCGGTTTTTGCCGAGGCGAGGGCGCGAATTTCCCCTTTGATTTCCATTTCTCGATCGCGCAATTCTCCCGCTCGATCGAAGTCTTGAGACCGTACTGCGTCATCTTTTTGTTTCAACACCTGACGCAATTCTTGGTCTAATTCTTTCGCTGCTGGGGGGAGTTGTGAATTTAATAAACGCACCCGTGAACCCGCTTCATCAATGAGGTCGATCGCCTTATCTGGTAACTGACGATCGCTGATGTAACGATCGGAAAGTTTTGCCGCCGCATCGAGCGCCTCATCGGTAATTCTCAGTTTATGATGCTGTTCATACCGATCGCGCAATCCGTAAAGAATTTCCACTGTTTCTTCGACAGAGGGTTCTCCCACCATCACGGGTTGAAAACGACGTTCTAACGCCGCATCCCGTTCGATGTGCTTGCGGTACTCATCGAGGGTTGTTGCACCGATACACTGTAACTCACCGCGAGCCAATGCGGGTTTAAGAATATTCGCCGCATCGATCGCCCCTTCGGCTGCACCAGCACCAATTAAAGTGTGAACCTCATCAATTACGAGAATGACATTTCCCGCTTGACGAATCTCATCCATAATTTTCTTGAGGCGTTCTTCAAATTCCCCACGATATTTCGTTCCAGCGACCAGTAAACCAATATCGAGCGTTACCACCCGTTTATTTTCCAAAATATCGGGGACATCCTCATTACCGATGCGTTGCGCTAATCCTTCCGCGATCGCCGTTTTACCGACACCTGGTTCACCAATTAAAACGGGATTATTTTTTGTCCGCCGACCCAAAATCTGGATCACCCGTTCAATTTCATTCTGACGACCGACAACGGGATCAAGTTTGCTATCGGCAGCGAGTTGGGTCAAATTAGAACCAAACTCATCGAGGGTTGGGGTTTTCGTCCGACCTTGACCCCCACCACTAGAAACTTCTGCGGTTTCTCCTAACATCCGAATCACTTGGGTGCGAACTTTCGAGAGGTCAACCCCTAAATTTTCTAACACCCTTGCTGCCACGCCTTCTCCTTCTCGAATCAAACCTAGAAGCAGGTGTTCAGTTCCAATATAATTGTGTCCTAGTTGTCGCGCTTCTTCTAAAGAAAGCTCCAATACTCGTTTCGCTCTCGGAGTAAATGGAATTTCCACCGCAACAAAACCAGAACCGCGTCCGATAATTTTTTCCACTTCAATGCGAGCATCTTTAAGATTGACTCCCATTGACTTAAGAACTTTCGCTGCCACTCCTGTTCCTTCTCCGATTAAGCCAAGAAGGATTTGTTCTGTGCCAACGAAATTATGACCGAGGCGACGTGCTTCCTCTTGAGCAAGCATAATCACCTTAATTGCTTTTTCTGTGAAGCGTTCAAACATAGCCTTTAGTTACCACCTGCTGCTTACCCTTATTACGCTGATTCTAACATAGGCGATCCCATGCTTTGTTCGCTACGGAGTCTGTCTCTGAGGGGATATGTAGCGGCAATTTCCCTACTTTTAGGGTAAATAACGGTTTTACAGCAGGTTTTACAATTTTTTTAGACTAAATCCCTAATTACTTTGCAATATCTGCCATCCTTTCGTCAAGAGGGTAGCCGATCTTTTCTGCTGTAACTTCTGTAACTTTTCCCTTAAATTTTCATCATCGAGTTTTGAGTGCCACAGAATCAGCGCATCTTCTGGGGGAATGGGATAATAGTCTTTTCTGCGTCCGGCGACGGCGAATCCCAGTTTTTCGTAAAGGGCGATCGCGCTGGTGTTGGAGACTCTCACTTCTAAAGTTGCTCTTTCTAATGACCACTCTCTCGCTTTTTCTAACAATTGACAGAGTAATAATTCTCCTAATCCTTGTCGGCGATAGTGGGGATCAATTCCTAAAAGAGTAAGATGTGCTTCTTCTACGATCGCCCAGAAACAACCAATTCCAATGAGTTTTTCTCTTGCTGCATCTTTCTTGACGATTGCTAATAAGAGACTGTTGGGGCTATCAATTTCTCGTTCATAAGCGCCTTTTGTCCAAAGTCCGCCAAAACAGATTCGATCGAGCGCTACAGTTTCTTCTAGATAGTCTTTTGTTAACGGTTTAATTTCTAGCTGCATTTTTTAACGTAGGTTGGGTGAAGTTATTCGTTATTCGTTATTCGTTATTTGTTCACTGGGAGACGTTCCATGGAACGTCTCTACATTGATCACTGATCACTGAATCTGAGATGTTCACCAACAACTATCAAAATCTCTAGAAAATGCTATCAAAGAAAAGATGTGTTTTAGGTAAAAGCAAGCATGAATTGGCGTAAACAGTTTCGAGAATGGCATCGACGTTTGGCTGGCATTATGATTCTTCCTCTCATCGTCACCGCTATTACAGGGGTATCTTACCGCTTATCTAAAGATTGGTTTGGTTTTACCAGAGATCAAGCTCATTTTTTGATGGTGATTCACGAAGGAGAATATCTCGGCGATGAACTAAAAGGGATTTATGTGTTATTAAATGGGTTAGGTGTGTTATTCCTTTTAACCACAGGAGCAACAATGCTTTTCTCGAATATAATGAAGTCGGGACTTTTCTCGTCTCCGAAACAGCAAAAAGAACAATCCAAGTCTTAACAAGGGTGACAGAAATTGACAATTAACAATTCACCCTCGAAAATAACTGATGTTAGCCCAATTTAGAATCAGAAATTAAACGTATGGCACTCGCAATTGGTACAAAAGCACCCGATTTTACAACGAAAGATAGTGACGGAAATACCGTTTCTCTTTCAGATTTTAAGGGGAAAATGGTTGTTCTCTATTTTTATCCTAAAGATGACACTCCCGGTTGTACGAAAGAAGCAGAAGGTTTCCGCGATAACTACCAAAAATATCAAGATCAAGAAATGGTGGTTTTAGGAGTCAGTCGGGATGATGAAGCCTCTCACAAAATGTTTAAAGAGAAGTATGGCTTACCTTTTACCCTCTTAGCGGATGTGGATGGTAGTATTACCAAAGCCTATGATGCTGATGGGGGTGCGGTTTCCAAGCGTATTACCTATGTTATTGATGGTGACGGAAACATTAGTTATGTTGACAGCAATGTTAATACTAGCACCCATGCTGATGATGTTTTGAATGCAGTTCAATAATCAATAAATCATTCAATGTAGAGACGTTCCATGGCGGGAACGTCTTTTTTATCTGGGAAACCCCTAGGAGTAGAAGTGGTGACTATTTCCCCTGCTTGATCTACGGGATTATTAGGACAAAATTTCTTTGGTCGTTATGATGTGGTGATTAAGTGCGATTCGTTTCTGGTGAAATCGCATCGTAGTTCTCTTGAACTGCGGAGAGTATAAGCCAGAGCAGGGAGGAAATCCATCTTGGACTTTATATCCTTCGATGGTT
This window contains:
- a CDS encoding alpha/beta fold hydrolase, with amino-acid sequence MTISQSTIEKKTWTWRGHQIAYATCGEHGSAIVCVHGFGASSGHWRKNLAVWGESHRCYALDLIGFGGSAKPKPQTEINYTFETWGEQIADFCEEVVGTPVFLVGNSIGCVAVMQAAVARSRICRGVININISLRLLHERKRQTLPWYRRLGAPIAQKLLSYPPLGRFFFNQLAKPKTVRNVLLQAYKRQEAVTDELIEILLTPARDEGAADVFVAFTSYSQGPLPEDLLPQLTCPALILWGTDDPWEPIEQGKQFANYPTVEQFIPLPGLGHCPQDEAPEEVNPIVQQWIEEKTLSSGC
- a CDS encoding glycoside hydrolase family 13 protein, whose translation is MSIQTPNWVKNAVFYEIFPDRFAKAKPPKNASQNFQQVEFEPWHDPPTIQGYKGGNLWGVMEKLDYLQDLGITALYFTPIFQSACNHRYHTHDYYRVDPILGGNEALQELLKQAHQRNMKVVLDGVFNHASRGFFYFNDILENGPYSPWVNWFHIQDWPVSAYNGDLPANYAGWVGNRALPEFNHENPDVREYIMQVGEYWIKQGIDGWRLDVPYQIEIPGFWEEFRERVKKINSEAYIVGEVWSDARYWLDGNQFDGVMNYVFTGPTIAFTAGDRVDRALVEQPDYTPYPAQNASEYAQHIETLLGMYDWEIQLTQLNLLASHDTARLFSIAQGDRASVKLATMLLLTFPGAPCIYYGDEVGLPGALDPDSRRCFPSEEAWDQDLLQWHKTLIQLRHRYPALRTGEYKILYAKNLVYVFARSLAASELIIGINAATEATEVQVSTDQLHSQPQNKLCGEGNWRWEKDTLVLSLPPRQGCLIG
- a CDS encoding CHAT domain-containing protein, with the protein product MAALYRSQGRYSEAIPLLQQALAMYKRLFPDDHPRVALSLNNLAGLYSSQGNYSEAVAFLKRGTDVEEAVLSRNLVTGSEQQKRAYLETFSGSTNYPISLHLQNIPNNQDAANLALTTILRRKGRVLDVLGNSLRQLQANSDSQTKALFQELSQVQNQLSQLVYNPSPQSNRQVIQDLETKATNLEAELMNRSAEFRQQVKPVNIADVQKVIPDNAILLEFIQYQPVNPKTNESGSPRYAVYLLRSSGEVQWADLGEAEVIDQKIDRARNVFKEVEETIASTPRFALPQVLAENLAQSYTPAAQELYQQILAPISEMIEESEHLLIAPDSSLNLIPFAGLIDSQNRYLLETHRITYLTSGRDLLRFQLPDGKTERSLLFANPTYSSPGQSTIQLTSSQTRGSNQRSGDLDTLEFGALPGTATEGSAIAQLFPQMQVLTEEAATENALKSSENSRILHIATHGAVTSDQ
- a CDS encoding tetratricopeptide repeat protein, with protein sequence MKAKRQKAMIALLGALGFTVIGGDVAYPQQLELAQIDVKEFDQEQFIREATRINEANRLFQQVVQLYQEGKYAEAIPLAEQALTLYKEAVGEDHLAVAQTLNNLAVLYENQGRYSEVEPLYQQALAIQKRALGDDHPNVASSLNNLAGLYYRQGRYSEAEPLFKQALAMHKRLFPDDHPNVATSLNNLALLYESQGRYSEAEPLYQQALAMRQRLFPDDHPVLLPVSIIWQRCTVVRADTVRRYLCCNKPWRCINASSPMTIPVLL
- a CDS encoding ATP-dependent Clp protease ATP-binding subunit, with protein sequence MFERFTEKAIKVIMLAQEEARRLGHNFVGTEQILLGLIGEGTGVAAKVLKSMGVNLKDARIEVEKIIGRGSGFVAVEIPFTPRAKRVLELSLEEARQLGHNYIGTEHLLLGLIREGEGVAARVLENLGVDLSKVRTQVIRMLGETAEVSSGGGQGRTKTPTLDEFGSNLTQLAADSKLDPVVGRQNEIERVIQILGRRTKNNPVLIGEPGVGKTAIAEGLAQRIGNEDVPDILENKRVVTLDIGLLVAGTKYRGEFEERLKKIMDEIRQAGNVILVIDEVHTLIGAGAAEGAIDAANILKPALARGELQCIGATTLDEYRKHIERDAALERRFQPVMVGEPSVEETVEILYGLRDRYEQHHKLRITDEALDAAAKLSDRYISDRQLPDKAIDLIDEAGSRVRLLNSQLPPAAKELDQELRQVLKQKDDAVRSQDFDRAGELRDREMEIKGEIRALASAKTAESNKEDQPGPIVGVEEIAHIVSSWTGVPVSKITETESQKLLHLEETLHERLIGQEEAVKSVSRAIRRARVGLKNPNRPIASFIFSGPTGVGKTELTKSLASYFFGSEEAMIRLDMSEFMERHTVSKLIGSPPGYVGYNEGGQLTEAVRRRPYTVVLFDEIEKAHPDVFNMLLQILEDGRLTDAKGRTVDFKNTLLIMTSNIGSKVIEKGGGGLGFELDQDQAESQYNRIRSLVNEELKQYFRPEFLNRLDEIIVFRQLNREEVKEIAEIMLREVFSRLTEQEINLEVTEAFRERLVEEGYNPSYGARPLRRAIMRLLEDILAEEILSGRLSEGDTATVDVVEGEVKVFPQEKKKELLPQGSE
- the rimI gene encoding ribosomal protein S18-alanine N-acetyltransferase, with translation MQLEIKPLTKDYLEETVALDRICFGGLWTKGAYEREIDSPNSLLLAIVKKDAAREKLIGIGCFWAIVEEAHLTLLGIDPHYRRQGLGELLLCQLLEKAREWSLERATLEVRVSNTSAIALYEKLGFAVAGRRKDYYPIPPEDALILWHSKLDDENLREKLQKLQQKRSATLLTKGWQILQSN
- a CDS encoding peroxiredoxin — encoded protein: MALAIGTKAPDFTTKDSDGNTVSLSDFKGKMVVLYFYPKDDTPGCTKEAEGFRDNYQKYQDQEMVVLGVSRDDEASHKMFKEKYGLPFTLLADVDGSITKAYDADGGAVSKRITYVIDGDGNISYVDSNVNTSTHADDVLNAVQ